The nucleotide sequence TGTCTTAGAAGATATATGAATCAGTTTGGTATTTGGCATGTTGGTTGAAGAtaaactgctgtgtgtgttaatcCTGGAGTTTCCTGTCCCAGTCTAGGTTTGTCTTGTGTCTGAACCCTTGTTCACCCGTGTGCTTTCATAACCCTGCCTCATCCTCGGCCCTCTGCCTCCACCGGCCACATCAAAGCTAGTGTGGCTGTtcccgtcctccctccatccacccctccatccctccatccctccctccatccctccatccctccatccctccatcactaaATCCTcagctgtctctcctctttctccaaaGTAAACCTTCCCTTGTTCATTTggcccttttctctccctcctcctcctttttttaCCCAACTAGTTCTGTTTTTCTTGCcatttattttttctcttttagtttctctctcgatctctctgtcaatctctgtctctctgtctctctgtctctctctctgtccctctctctctgtctctctgttcctggcTCTACTTGGTCCAAGGGTTCATGCTGCAGTGCCCAGTGTAAGCTTGAAACCTTCCACCCATTTCAGGAAGTCTCCTCTTCGAATATACTTGCTTTCAAAGCTCCACTAATGGTAATTCCAGTAGTTTGCTTCTAGAACGTACTAACTTCTAACCCTCCACTGAGAACACGTCCTCCAGAGCCCACAGACGTCTCTCCCTCGCCGCTGCGTCGTCACGGAAACGACCGTTAGGGCGGCCTGACTGACAGGTCCAGctcccaagacacacacacaaaaacattctcccacacacacacactcacacttctacctcacacacaagcacgcaaacataacctctctttctctcgcacacacacacttagtcgcagacgtgcacacacacatttagcctctctctctctttttcacacacacaccttgcctcactcacacacaccttgcctcactcacacacaccttgcctcactcacacacaccttgcctcactcacacacaccttgcctcactcacacacaccttgcctcactcacacacaccttgcctcactcacacacaccttgcctcactcacacacaccttgcctcactcacacacaccttgcctcactcacacacaccttgcctcactcacacacaccttgcctcactcacacacaccttgcctcactcacacacaccttgcctcactcacacacaccttgcctcactcacacacaccttgcctcactcacacacaccttgcctcactcacacacaccttgcctcactcacacacaccttgcctcactcacacacaccttgcctcactcacacacaccttgcctcactcacacacaccttgcctcactcacacacaccttgcctcactcacacacaccttgcctcactcacacacaccttgcctcactcacacacaccttgcctcactcacacacaccttgcctcactcacacacaccttgcctcactcacacacaccttgcctcacacacacactcccccagggCAGAGAACTGTaaaacacttcacacacactcatgattTATTATGACTCGGAGGGCCCCCCTGCACACTCGGGGAACTTCttaccttctgtgtgtgtgtgtgtgtgtgactgaggttgagtgtgtgtgggtgtttctctgaGGGACATAGTAAAAACATAGTGTGTTTACTTTAGCCTGACGGAGGTTTACTGAACTCCATTTCAGGGGTCATAAATTCAAACAGCACTacactgcctgactgcctgactgcctgcctgcctgcctgcctgcctgactgcctgcctgactgcctgcctgcctgcctgccctgcctgactgcctgcctgactgcctgcctgactgcctgtctgactgcctgtctgactgcctaGGCCtagcctcacacactcacattctgaAATTAAAAGTGAACACAGTGGttagtcatgtgtgtgtgtgtgtcctctaagGCTTGAAAGTCAGATTCTTAAACTCTCCTAGATTTACGGTGTAGTCTCTCAGAAGCACTTTCTTCTAGATGTTTCTGGGAGGCTTTGGTACCAGAACAAACCTGCACACAAGTATCCCTTCACATCTCTAATACAACACAACAGTTGTTACCAAAGTCTTTTCGTTAGAGTTGCAGATAATGTAATAGAACAGTACTGAAGGAGTGTTTAGTGTGAGCAGCTACATGACAGAGAAAGGTTCTTTCTGCTAActttagggagtcagatggctgagcggtgagggaatcgggctagtaatttgaaggttgccagttcgattcccggctgtgccaaaatgacgttgtgtccttgggcaaggcacttcaccctacttgcctcggggagaatgNNNNNNNNNNNNNNNNNNNNNNNNNNNNNNNNNNNNNNNNNNNNNNNNNNNNNNNNNNNNNNNNNNNNNNNNNNNNNNNNNNNNNNNNNNNNNNNNNNNNNNNNNNNNNNNNNNNNNNNNNNNNNNNNNNNNNNNNNNNNNNNNNNNNNNNNNNNNNNNNNNNNNNNNNNNNNNNNNNNNNNNNNNNNNNNNNNNNNNNNagagcgaaagagagagcgaaagagagagcgaaagagagaaagagaatctcAGTGGTCAGACTGTTTATCTGAACTTCAGGGTGAACCAGGCTGTTTGTCCTTCACATAGCCCTCCTTTCCACCCACAACAGAATGTGCAGCCAGCTGCTTCTCGTGCCCACAACCCCACTGCTCTGCCAACATCTCCACAATGACCAGAGTGGGTTCTGCGCGAGCAACTGTCCATATTAATGATGTTATTGCCGACCACTACACACCTCTAACCCTAACGGAGGAATGCAACTCCTGGGTGTTTAGCTGAGGCCAAACTAAAGTATTTCCATATCATGTTTTACGTTTCACGAGTGAAAACAGGCTGTAATAATGTAGCAGCAAAGATTTATGCTGTTTACAATTGTTTAATTGTTGAAATGAATGTATGTATTTGAAACCAAAAAAGTTACCAGAAGTTGATCAAAGTGGATCGTGCTGGTGCGCTCGCTCACCTTCTCAGAATCGATGCTTAGCTTCTTCTCAACGTGGCTGTGGATCTGCCCGTTATCCTCCGGTACGGGAGTCGACTCTCTCGGTGTTCCGTTGGGAGTCGACTCTCTGGGTGTCCCGTTGGAGGAAGATTGTATCGGTGTCCCATTAGGGGAAGACTCTCTCGGAGTGCCGTTAGGGGAAGACTCTCTCGGAGTGCCGTTAGGGGTAGACTGTATCGGAGTGCCGTTGTCCTCCACGTCTTCCTCGTTTTCAAATTCCTCGGGTAACGGGATGCCATCGGTGACATATTCTCGGAGACACTTCATGTTGTGTTTTTTCAATAGTTGCTCGGTGTTCAAGTCGACGACAATGAGCTCGAGCATGCCCACGGTGGCTCGTATCCGTGAGACAACCTGTTGATGACTCTCGCTCTCCACGTTCTCCCGTTCACAAACACCAGTCGGTCCCCGGCACGAAGCCCAGAAGTTTCGGCCGGGCTGTCGGGCTCGACTAACCGAATGAACTGTCCGGTTTTACCCTTTTCTCCGTGGAGATGAAACCCGTATCCGTTATCTCCTTCTCCAGTACGCACAGCCGCGGGCGAAAATCGTCGTTTTTGCTTGGCATCGTTTCTGCGCTCTGGTTTCTCCAATTCAACCTGCCGCCTGTAATGAATTGTCCTTCTCTCGCTACGAACGCCTCAACAAAATCTGTTAGATGCTGATGCCACGAATGGTAGACGTGCCCCCGTTACAGGAACCTCTGCCCCCAGAAGAAAGACCCAGAAGAAGGAAAGCTCCGCCGTGAGAAAGCGCCGTCCGCGGTTTGTCGCAGTTTAGTGTCACACGAAGCTCACAGGAGGCCTGAGAGGCAAAACTTGGGAATTCCTACTGGGAAGGGAGGGCCGCTGTTCCGAGACGTGGGCTATCGGAAATCCCTCGCGTTCCTCCGCCTATACTTCACGTATTCTGGACAGGAGCCCAGCTCTAACGTGCTACAGAATTAAACTCGGTGGTTTATAAAGGATGGTGACGTTTTAGCAGAGGACATGTAGGCGCGCCTATATCCGACGTCGCTTTAGAGACTGAAACAAGTTCTGATCTTCAGGAGGGAGGCGCGTGGCTTAGACGCAGTCTGAATGAACTCAACAACACTTGCTCCATACAAGTGCAGGCGCCACAGTAGCGGCTGTCGTTCTTGACTGCGACCCGAGACAACTGCTTCTGAAGGAGTATGGTCGCTTTGCAAACGTGGCAAGTTCTTCCGAACTGAGATATCTATCTCTCCCCACTTTAtttagtctctctcccttctctcactctctctcattttctccctcctttctctgatTACAATCATACACCTTTCCTAACCCTTGAACACCCATCATACACCTATTATACACAAATCATGAACCTTTCAGACGTTAATTGAAATGCATCTTGAACACATTTTTAACACTGGTGTGCAGTGTGGCGCGCACTCGTTCTGTGCATAGCTCTAATAAGACTTCATaggctgccatctagtggtcagtTAGGTTTACTGCAGCAGTAACCCACAACTGAACGTCATGCATGTCTTGACTTCTGTTTGTGATCTGATCATAGTATAACCAAGAAGCCTACGTTTAATTTTATTTAATACAAAGGTGGCAAAAATATACACAtatttcactcaagtagaagtacagatactcatgtttaaaacgACTGGTGAAAGTTGAAgtactacactttttcactcaagttaaagaagtatgggctctgacatttACTTAAGTAAAGTGTAGTCATTACTACTaactgttttagtgtcacgttGGTAACTGGACacccaaaaatattttgaaccattttaaacatttgttttgtaaaatttctgaaattcatttttcaacctttcgaaaaaaAGATTAGTTAACTTTTAAATTGTAATTTATTTTCAACCTTAGAAACGTATTTAGTtgatcatttattttattttttcacccCAAAAAATCTACCTTTATAAATAGAATTATTTGTAatttttagaaacttttttttcagtgggaaatattaaaaaatattttttttcaacctttagaaactgtttaagtggaaatgtttttgaaatgttttttgtcAAGATAATTTTTAACTGTGTGTGATACACCAAATAAAACTACGACACAAATTCAGActcaaaaaacaacaaaccaCAGCTGAATCTACAATacaaaatatacttttttttcttgATAGAACACAATAACAAAGCACGTTTCCATGGCACTTTGTGATCAACATGACGACAGGTGTGACATCGAGCAGTTTTCATCAAGCCAACATTCATGATGAAATTAAATACAGACAATCAATGTTTACACGAAGAGCGGTTCATGAGCACAGACACCTTACTTACAGAAGTACAATACAACagcctccatcactgaacagactgctctctccagcatgtgtcatgtgtgtgtgtgagagtgtgtgggtgtacatgggtgtgtgtgtgtgtgtgtggggggggggggtgtacatgggtgtgtgtgtgggggggggggtgtacatggatgtgtgtgtgtgtgtggggggtgtacatgggtgtgtgtggggggggtgtacatggatgtgtgtgtagatggcacATGAAGAATTCAAACTCATCAAAACGCATGCTGCAGAATATGATCAGGATTTTagtgaaagagagaccagaagaCAAGACTTGGACCATACCATCTTTAAAAACAGTTGGGCCTATTCACAGTTTCACTTGGAACAGACAGTTAAGAAACGTGTTGGGCGACTGTAGTTCTTACTACATAGGACAGCCGTTtcactctccttccccctctctgcctctttccctccatctctttccctccatctctctttccctccatctctttctctctctctgtctcaaggtctccctgtcctctcagtGTGACCTCCAGGTTGGAGCGGCGGGgtcgggggtcaggggtcaggggtcggctACACCAGGCCGCAGCAGCTTGACCCTTGCTTctgagacttgatgtagtcgtgGATCTGGAACTTGGGTTCGTTAGGCTGCTGGGCTGCTCTGTGTTTCAGTtctctggagtgggggtgggggggtggggggggggagagaggattagagggcgagagaggattAGAGAATGAGGGCTGAAGTGAGAGGGTGAGCAGGTGAAGATGAGAGGgtatgggggtgagtgggtgagatgGTCTTACTTTGCTACAGCGAGGAAGGCCAGCTCTACATTGACTCCCGTCTTGGCACTGGTCTCCATGAAGGGAACTCCGTACTCCTGAAACGTAACCAGGGGTGACAGGACAGGGGTGAGTCTAACTAGTCTCACTAGCAATAAGACAGGACCAGGGGTGAGTCTCACTAGTCTCAGAGAGAGCATTCCTACCTTGGCcagcttctccccctcctccatcttgatgACTCTCTCTGCAGCCATGTCAGCCTGAAGCAACACAGGAGACACAAGATGAgtgcaacacgcacacacacacacgtcgcatgtacagacacacacatgcaaggacTGATGGCTTGTCAGAGATTCACTAGCAGCTAGAGGAGCTAAACATGACTAAGAATAAACCAAAGCTAGCACTCTCTAtctaggggagagaaggggaggagaggagaggagaggggagaggagaggaggggagaggaggggagaggaggagagaggaggagagactaaCAGTGCTCTCGGCTGGAGTGCATGAAATGTCTCACAAccaccaccagagggcactgGCGTTGAGGCACTGGCTTCCTAAACGGTACCTTACCCTTTCCAGTATAGCAGCATTTAAAATCAGTTTAATATAAGCCTAGTACAATGATTTGAGCTGTTAGCTTTATATCTGTGTTTATTTCACTTGTGTTTGGTGGAGTGAAAgcaaacagtgtgtgtatgttgtggtgggcatgcgtgtgtctgtacatTTATCCTAATGAGCTTCGCTTCGCTACTAAAAGGAAATCTCACTCACCTTGTTGCCGAGCAACATGATGACCACATCCTTCTGTGCGTACTCGTGAATTTCAGTCAGCCAGGCCTATAACAcgagaagagaaacagaaagagagaggcagaggcagaggccgagagagagagagagagagagagagagagagagagagagagagagagagagagagagaaataggcaggcagagagagagagaggcaggcagagggagagagagaggcaggcagagagagagagagagagacaggcagagagaaagaaggaaggagagagagaaggttgaggaggaggaaggagatggaaaAAACAAGATTAGGGTGTAAAATGCCAACAGTCAAGGAAAAGCACACTCCAGATGACAGAGTTAATATTCACAGCTCTTCACTGTGAGCAGAGGTGAACCTGCAGTGGGATGTATCCCCTCTCAAACACTGACATCACATCTCTTCCCCAGGATCTCcatgggaggcaggaggagggagggggagagggagagggagggggagagagacagaggaagaggaagaagagtctTACCCTGGTGTTGTCGAAGGAGGTTTTGCTGGTGATGTCATAAAGGAGAagaagagctggagagagagatgagaaagatctgctttaacacacacacacaagctggcatgcacacacagaaacacacacagtgcatacaCAAGTATACACCTACCCACGCATGCATAAATGCatgctaatacacacacacacacagacgtggtcAGTGAAAAGCACAGTTACCCTGGGCGTCTCTGTAGTAGGCATGAGTGACACTGCGGAATCTCTCCTGGCCTGCAGTATCCcatatctgacacacacacacacacaccaggatacggttatgagtgtttgtttgtgtaagaTAAGCAGAGAATGACTGTTAGAAATGACCATACTAGTCCAGTCCCGGTGTTCCAAATCGTGGTGTAATACAGATGAAccaagggtcaaaggtcagaataGTCTCACCTGGAGTTTCACCTTCACATTGTCCACTGACACCACCTTAttctggggaggagagagggcagaggtcaAACagcgagagaaggggggggagagagggagggggactggacaaagagtgggagagagagtgtgacaaacagagagaatgtcacaacagaaacagaaagaaactaCCATGGAGACACGTGGGCTTGAAGAAGaacagagagatgaggaggcagggcagggagaggcagggcagggagaggcagggcagggagaggcagggctgggagaggcagggctgggagaggcagggctgggagaggcagggctgggagaggcagggctgggagaggccGGGCTGGGAGAGGCcgggctgggagaggcagggctgggagaggcagggcagggagaggcagggcagggagaggcagggcagggagagaaatatggcgagagggggagacaggtgggacaaagaaagagaggagagagagaaagagagagagagaaggaaggagcagTGTCTCAATAtgctggcagacagagagagcgagagagagaccagttctCACAGCCTCCCCCACACTAGCAAGGTCCTGGG is from Osmerus mordax isolate fOsmMor3 chromosome 3, fOsmMor3.pri, whole genome shotgun sequence and encodes:
- the zgc:112183 gene encoding ras-related protein Rab-37, which produces MSKQQPSFTEKQSTKNGTSKYVLERCASVTEYFDISFKVMLLGDSAVGKTCALVRFKDGAFLGGNFIATVGIDFRNKVVSVDNVKVKLQIWDTAGQERFRSVTHAYYRDAQALLLLYDITSKTSFDNTRAWLTEIHEYAQKDVVIMLLGNKADMAAERVIKMEEGEKLAKEYGVPFMETSAKTGVNVELAFLAVAKELKHRAAQQPNEPKFQIHDYIKSQKQGSSCCGLV